The Medicago truncatula cultivar Jemalong A17 chromosome 4, MtrunA17r5.0-ANR, whole genome shotgun sequence genome includes a region encoding these proteins:
- the LOC25492892 gene encoding uncharacterized protein → MANLTSSPESLSPKRQSNSSFFITISAILAMLSRQARRLKGKAKTKKLLSNMSNKALSQFGKMKKTKKQRDNELNDGVWQKEILMGGKCEPLDFSGVIHYDINGRQTGEVPLRSPRAIPFSRY, encoded by the coding sequence ATGGCGAATCTTACTTCTTCGCCGGAGTCTCTGTCCCCGAAGCGTCAATCTAACAGCAGCTTCTTCATAACAATATCAGCTATTCTGGCTATGCTTTCAAGGCAAGCCAGACGTTTAAAAGGAAAGGCGAAAACGAAGAAATTGCTGAGCAACATGAGCAACAAAGCTTTGTCACAATTCGGGAAGATGAAGAAGACGAAGAAACAAAGAGATAATGAATTAAACGACGGTGTTTGGCAGAAGGAGATATTGATGGGAGGAAAATGTGAGCCGTTGGATTTCTCAGGCGTTATTCATTATGATATTAACGGAAGACAAACCGGTGAAGTTCCTCTCAGGTCTCCACGCGCTATTCCTTTCTCTCGTTATTGA
- the LOC25492893 gene encoding WD repeat-containing protein 55 isoform X2: protein MVTFTLNHVSCRYRYSSDNTNSDPVRLLEIHAHTESCRAARFINGGRALLTGSPDFSILATDVETGSTIARLDNAHEAAVNRLVNLTESTVASGDDDGCIKVWDTRERSCCNSFEAHEDYISDITFASDAMKLLATSGDGTLSVCNLRRNKVQAQSEFSEDELLSVVLMKNGRKVVCGSQTGIMLLYSWGCFKDCSDRFVDLSSNSIDTMLKLDEDRIITGSENGMINLVGILPNRVIQPVAEHSEYPVERLAFSHDRKFLGSIAHDQMLKLWDLDNILQGSRNTQRNENGGVDNDVDSDNEDEMDVDNNTSKFTKGNKRKNASKGHAAGDSNNFFADL from the exons ATGGTGACCTTCACTT TGAATCATGTGTCCTGCAGGTACCGTTATAGCTCTGATAATACTAATAGCGACCCAGTGAG GCTGTTGGAAATTCATGCCCACACCGAGTCTTGCAGAGCTGCTCGATTCATCAACGGCGGACGTG CGCTGTTGACGGGTTCTCCAGATTTCTCGATACTGGCTACAGATGTGGAAACTGGATCTACCATTGCCCGACTTGATAATGCCCATGA GGCTGCAGTCAATAGATTGGTAAACTTGACCGAGTCAACCGTTGCTTCTGGAGATGATGATGGTTGTATTAAG GTTTGGGATACAAGAGAACGTTCTTGCTGCAATTCATTTGAAGCCCATGAGGATTACATTTCAGATATAACTTTTGCATCTGATGCAATGAAACTATTGGCCACAAG TGGAGACGGGACTCTTTCCGTTTGCAATCTTCGAAGAAATAAA GTCCAAGCCCAATCTGAATTCTCTGAAGATGAGCTATTGTCTGTTGTTTTAATGAAG AATGGTAGGAAAGTTGTGTGTGGATCACAAACTGGAATCATGCTATTGTATTCATGGGGATGCTTCAAGGATTGCAG TGATCGATTCGTTGATCTCTCTTCAAACTCTATTGATACCATGTTAAAG CTTGATGAAGATAGGATTATTACTGGATCAGAGAATGGGATGATCAA CTTGGTTGGGATATTACCAAACAGAGTCATTCAGCCAGTTGCCGAGCATTCTGAATATCCTGTTGAGCGTCTTG CATTCTCTCATGATAGAAAGTTTCTTGGAAGTATTGCACACGATCAAATGTTAAAG CTATGGGACTTGGATAATATACTGCAAGGTTCAAGAAATACTCAAAGAAATGAAAACGGAGGGGTTGACAATGATGTCGACAGTGACAATGAAGATGAGATGGATGTCGATAACAACACTTCTAAGTTTACTAAAG GGAACAAGAGAAAGAATGCAAGTAAGGGGCACGCTGCAGGTGATTCAAACAACTTCTTTGCAGATTTATAG
- the LOC25492893 gene encoding WD repeat-containing protein 55 isoform X1, whose protein sequence is MEINLGKLAFDIDFHPSDNLVATGLIDGDLHLYRYSSDNTNSDPVRLLEIHAHTESCRAARFINGGRALLTGSPDFSILATDVETGSTIARLDNAHEAAVNRLVNLTESTVASGDDDGCIKVWDTRERSCCNSFEAHEDYISDITFASDAMKLLATSGDGTLSVCNLRRNKVQAQSEFSEDELLSVVLMKNGRKVVCGSQTGIMLLYSWGCFKDCSDRFVDLSSNSIDTMLKLDEDRIITGSENGMINLVGILPNRVIQPVAEHSEYPVERLAFSHDRKFLGSIAHDQMLKLWDLDNILQGSRNTQRNENGGVDNDVDSDNEDEMDVDNNTSKFTKGNKRKNASKGHAAGDSNNFFADL, encoded by the exons ATGGAAATCAATTTGGGGAAACTTGCATTTGACATTGATTTTCATCCGTCCGATAATCTTGTTGCTACAGGACTCATAGATGGTGACCTTCACTT GTACCGTTATAGCTCTGATAATACTAATAGCGACCCAGTGAG GCTGTTGGAAATTCATGCCCACACCGAGTCTTGCAGAGCTGCTCGATTCATCAACGGCGGACGTG CGCTGTTGACGGGTTCTCCAGATTTCTCGATACTGGCTACAGATGTGGAAACTGGATCTACCATTGCCCGACTTGATAATGCCCATGA GGCTGCAGTCAATAGATTGGTAAACTTGACCGAGTCAACCGTTGCTTCTGGAGATGATGATGGTTGTATTAAG GTTTGGGATACAAGAGAACGTTCTTGCTGCAATTCATTTGAAGCCCATGAGGATTACATTTCAGATATAACTTTTGCATCTGATGCAATGAAACTATTGGCCACAAG TGGAGACGGGACTCTTTCCGTTTGCAATCTTCGAAGAAATAAA GTCCAAGCCCAATCTGAATTCTCTGAAGATGAGCTATTGTCTGTTGTTTTAATGAAG AATGGTAGGAAAGTTGTGTGTGGATCACAAACTGGAATCATGCTATTGTATTCATGGGGATGCTTCAAGGATTGCAG TGATCGATTCGTTGATCTCTCTTCAAACTCTATTGATACCATGTTAAAG CTTGATGAAGATAGGATTATTACTGGATCAGAGAATGGGATGATCAA CTTGGTTGGGATATTACCAAACAGAGTCATTCAGCCAGTTGCCGAGCATTCTGAATATCCTGTTGAGCGTCTTG CATTCTCTCATGATAGAAAGTTTCTTGGAAGTATTGCACACGATCAAATGTTAAAG CTATGGGACTTGGATAATATACTGCAAGGTTCAAGAAATACTCAAAGAAATGAAAACGGAGGGGTTGACAATGATGTCGACAGTGACAATGAAGATGAGATGGATGTCGATAACAACACTTCTAAGTTTACTAAAG GGAACAAGAGAAAGAATGCAAGTAAGGGGCACGCTGCAGGTGATTCAAACAACTTCTTTGCAGATTTATAG
- the LOC25492894 gene encoding mavicyanin, with product MASIFKAASHPLLLCLILFSASQILVINCTEFEVGGRIGWVVPDSKDKDDMYNQWASQNRFKIDDTVHFKYEKDSVMVVNEEEYEQCKSTRPLFFGNNGNTVFKFERPGMFYFISGVSGHCTRGQKMIIKVLDVEPITAASPQSANESAPIAQHSKAAQITPITITSFTLFTLSILGICLKY from the exons ATGGCTTCCATTTTCAAAGCTGCCTCACACCCACTTTTACTTTGCTTGATTCTTTTCTCTGCCTCCCAAATCTTGGTCATCAACTGTACTGAATTTGAAGTTGGCGGTAGAATTGGTTGGGTTGTTCCTGACTCAAAGGACAAAGATGATATGTACAACCAATGGGCTTCCCAAAATAGATTCAAAATTGATGACACTGTCC ATTTCAAATACGAGAAAGATTCAGTGATGGTGGTGAATGAAGAAGAGTATGAACAATGCAAATCTACTCGTCCATTATTTTTTGGCAACAATGGCAACACAGTTTTCAAATTTGAGCGACCAGGAATGTTCTACTTCATCAGTGGAGTTAGTGGTCATTGTACAAGAGGCCAGAAAATGATCATCAAGGTTTTGGATGTCGAACCAATTACAGCAGCATCACCACAATCTGCAAATGAGAGTGCACCAATAGCACAGCATTCTAAAGCTGCTCAAATTACTCCTATTACTATCACATCATTCACACTCTTTACTTTGTCAATCCTGGGCATATGCTTGAAATACTAG